The segment GGCACCCCCAAAAAATGGACCTGACACCCCAAAAAATGGACCTGGCAACCCGAAAATGGACCTGGCACCCTAAAAATGGACCTgacacccccaaaaaaatggACCTGACACCCTAAAAATGGACCTGGCACCCCCAAAAAATGGACCTGGcacccccaaaaatggaccTGACACCCCAAAAAATGGACCTGACACCCCCAAAAAATGGACCTGGCACCCTAAAAATGGACCTGACACCCCCAAAAAATGGACCTGGCACCCTAAAAATGGACCTGACACCCCCAAAAAATGGACCTGACACCCCCAAAAAATGGACCTGACACCCCAAAAAATGGACCTGGCAGCCCAAAAATGGACCTGACACCCCAAAAAATGGACTTgacacccccaaaaaaatggACCTGACACCCTAAAAATGGACCGGACACCCTAAAAATGGACCTGACACCCCCAAAAAATGGACTTGACACCCCCAAAAAATGGACCTGACACCCTAAAAATGGACCGGACACCCTAAAAATGGACCTGACACCCCCAAAAAATGGacctggcaccccaaaaatggacctGATATCCCAAAAAATGGACCTGGCACCCCCAAAAAATGGACCTGGCCCCCCAAAAAATGGacctggcaccccaaaaatggacctgacaccccaaaaaatggacctgacaccccaaaaatggacctGATATCCCAAAAAATGGACCTgacaaccccaaaaatggacctGACACCCCCAAAAAATGGACTTGACACCCCCAAAAAATGGACCTGGCACCCTAAAAATGGAACTGACACCCCGAAAAAATGGACCTGGCCCGCAAAAATGGACctgacaccccaaaaatggacctGGCACCCAAAAAAAATGGATctggcaccccaaaaatggacctGACACCCCCAAAAAATGGACCTGGCACCCTAAAAATGGACCTGGCCCCCCAAAAAATTGGCCTGGCACCCTAAAAATGGACCTGGCCCCCCAAAAAATTGGCCTGGCACCCTAAAAATGGacctggcaccccaaaaaaccGACCTGGCACCCCCAAAAAATGGACCTGGCACCCTAAAAATGGACCTGGCCCCCCAAAAAATGGACCTGACACCCCAAAAAATGGACCTGGCACCCTAAAAATGGACCTGGCAGCCCAAAAAATGGACCTGGCCACCCAAAAATTGACCTGACACCCCGAAAAAAATGGACCTGGCCCCCAAAAACTGacctggcaccccaaaaatcacattGGGTGCCCCAaaatggggagggggacacCAGAATTGAGaaggggaaccccaaaaatggggagggTACCCCAAACTTGAGGTGGGGAGCCCCAGCAATgaggaggggaccccaaaaatgaggagggcaccccaaaaatgaggagggcaccccaaaaattGCAGTGAGAACCCCAAAATTAGgatggggaaccccaaaattggtGGGTGGAGACAGAAAAATCAACTcagtgaggggaaaatggggttggggtgaccccaaaatcacacagggggaaccccaaaaatggggtgaggaccccaaaaatggggaggggaaccccaaaaatgaggagggggaccccaaaaatgtggtgggaaccccaaaattggggtctggggggacaaaatccctccctgggctgggaaaaTTTTCTCCCcgtggggaaaaaatgaggttggggtgaccccaaaatcacataggggaaccccaaaatgggaTGAGGACCCCAAAATTGAGGAGGGGATCCCAAAAATTGTGGTGAGAACCCCAAAATTAGgatggggaaccccaaaaaatggaagtgaggaccccaaaactgggggggTGGAGGCAGAAAAATCAActtggggaaaatggggttggggtgaccccaaaatcacacagggggaaccccaaaaatggggtgaggaccccaaaaatggggaggggaaccccaaaaaatgaGGAGGGAACCGCAAAATTGGGATGGGGATCTCCAAAAATGTggtgggaaccccaaaattggggtctggggggacaaaatccctccctgggctgggaaaaTTTTCTCCCCGTGGGGAAAAATGAGGttggggtgaccccaaaatcacatgggggaaccccaaaatgggggtGAGGACCCCAAAAATGAGGAGGGGGACCCCAAAAGCGGGGAGGGgccccccaaattcccacctTGCCGATGTTGGTGTTGTCCAGCGCGGCGTCGATCTCGTCCAGCACGAAGAACGGCGCCGGTTTGTAACTGGGGCGACAAACTgggctgggaccccaaaactggggcACCCCAAAAGGAGCCAgcccggggttttggggtccccccgggggtttggggtctctgtggatttggggtctcacTGGGGAGGGGTGagagggggtttttgggggggggaaccatgggggttttggggtcccccaaggggttttggggatttatcatggaggttttggggtctccctgggggttttggggtccccatggatttggggtctcatGGGGGGAGGTTGAgaagggtttttggggggatgcttgggagtttttggggtccccctgggtttttggggtccccccgtgttttggggtcccctggggttttggggtccctgtggatttggggtctcacTGGGGGGGGGATGAGAcgggtttttggggggaatccttgagggttttggggtcccccaagGGGTTTTTGGAATTTCCCtcgggtttttttgggggtctccCATAAGGTTTTCGGGATCcctgctggattttggggtccctgctggattttgggggtcccccgGGTGAGATCCCATGGGATTTCCctcgggatttttgggattttcctcgaggtttttgggatttccctcggggtttttgggatttcccTCGGGGTTTTCGGGATTTTCCTCGAGGTTTTTGGGATTTCCCtcggggtttttgggatttcccttggggtttttgggatttccctcggggtttttgggatttccctcggggttttttgggatttccctcgggttttttgggatttccctcggggtttttgggatctcccttgggattttttggatttCCCTCAGGACTTTTGGGATTTCccttgggttttttgggattccCCTCGGGGTTTTCGGGATTTCCctcggggttttttgggatttccctcgggatttttgggatttccttcgggttttttgggatttccctCGGGGTTTTCGAGATTTCCCTCGGGGTTTTTGGGATCTCccttgggttttttgggattttcctcGGGGTTTTCGGGATTTCCctcggggtttttggggtccctgctgGATTTCGTGGTCCCccaggtgtttttgggggtcccaccTGTGGATGGCGAAGAGCAGCGCCAGCGCAGCCACGGTTTTCTCGCCGCCGCTCAGGTTGTCCATGGGCCGGAAGCGCTTCCCGGGGGCGACGCAATTGTAATTGATCCCGTCCAGGTACGGCTCCTCGGGGTTCTCGGGGCCCAGGAACGCCTgcggggacagtggggacactcaggggacattggggacactcaggggacactggggacattgaggttacattggggacactcaggggacactggggacattgaggtgacattggggacactcaggggacagtggggacactcaggggacactgaggacactcAGGGGACAGTGGCGAcgctcaggggacactggggacattgaggttacattggggacattggggacacatttggggacactcaggtgacattggggtcactcaggggacactgaggacactcaggtgacattggggacactcaggggacactgggcacactcaggggacactggggacattggggtcactcaggtgacattggggtcactcaggggacactgggcacactcaggggacactggggacattgaggtgacattggggacattggggacactcaTGGCACACAGGTACGGCTCCTCGGGGTTCTCGGGGCCCAGGAACGCCTgcggggacagtggggacactcaggggacattggggacactcaggggaaactggggacattggggtcactcaggtgacattggggacactcaggggacactggggacattgaggtgacattggggacactcaggggacatTGGGCACACTCAGGGGAaactggggacagtggggacactcaggggacattggggtcactcaggggacactggaGACATTGAGGTGAcattggggtcactcaggggacactggggacattgaggtgacattggggacactcaggggacactgggcacaCTCAGGGGaaactggggacattggggtcactcaggtgacattggggtcactcaggggacattggggatattggggtcactcaggggacactggggacattgaggtgacattggggacactcagtggacactggggacattgaggttacattggggacattggggacacatttggggacactcaggtgacattggggacactcaggtgacattggggacactcaggggacactggggacattgaggtgacattggggacactcaggggacactggaGACATTGaggtgacattggggacattggggacacatttggggacactcaggtgacattgggggacactcaggggacactggggacactcaggggaaactggggacattggggtcactcaggggacattggggtcactcaggggacactggggatattggggtcactcaggggacactggggacattgaggtgacattggggacactcaggtgacattggggtcactcaggggacactggggacattgaggacactcaggggacactggggacacatttggggacactcaggtgacattggggacactcaggggacattggggtcactcaggggacattggggacactcaggggacactgggcacaCTCAGGGGaaactggggacattggggtcactcaggtgacattggggtcactcaggggacactggggatattggggtcactcaggggacattggggacactcaggggacactggggacattgaggtgacattggggacattggggacactcaTGGCACACAGGTACGGCTCCTCGGGGTTCTCGAGGCCCAGGAACGCCTgcggggacagtggggacactcaggggacattggggacactcaggggacactggggacattgaggttacattggggacattggggacacatttggggacactcaggtgacactggggacactgaggtgacattggggacactcaggtgacattggggacactcaggggacactggggtcactcaggggacactggggacattgaggtgacactggggacattggggacactcaggtgacattGGGGTCACATTGggcacactggggacactcaggtgacacaggtacAGCTCCTCGGGGTCTCGGggcccaggtgtgtgccaggtgtgcgCCATCCCTGTAcaggtgtgtgccaggtgtgccatccctgtacaggtgtgtgccagccctgtacaggtgtgtgccaggtgtgcgCCATCCCTGTAcaggtgtgtgccaggtgtgccatccctgtacaggtgtgtgccatccctgtacaggtgtgtgctatccctgtacaggtgtgtgccaggtgtgtgccatccctgtacaggtgtgtgctatccctgtacaggtgtgtgccaggtgtgtgccatccctgtacaggtgtgtgccaggtgtgccaggctcacctgggcactgctgttGCGGGACAGctctgtacaggtgtgtgccaggtgtgtgccaggtgtgtgccaggtgtgtgccatccctgtacaggtgtgtgccaggtgtgtgccATCCCTGTACAGGTGTGTGCCAGGAGTGCCAGGCTCACCTGGGCGCTGCTGTTGCGGGACAGctctgtacaggtgtgtgccaggtgtgtgccaggtgtgccatccctgtacaggtgtgtgccaggtgtgtgccatccctgtacaggtgtgtgccagccctgtacaggtgtgtgccaggtgtgccatccctgtacaggtgtgtgccaggtgtgtgccaggtgtgccaggctCACCTGGGCGCTGCTGTTGCGGGACAGCGCTTTGTAGATCTCGTCGATGTTGGTGGCCACGGCCTCGAAGCAGGAGTTGAAGCGGTCGAACCTCTCCTTCTTCATCTGCTCAAACGCCTGCTTGGCCTTCTTGGCGCGCTTGCGGGCCGCCTCGAActctggggacatcggggacattggggacagctggggacattggggacaccacGGACaaccagggacagccaggggacagcagggacaccatGGACaaccagggacagccaggggacattagggacagccatggggacattATGGTCAGGACAGCCCTGCTTGGCCTTCTCGGCGCGCTTGCGGGCCACCTCGAactctggggacattgggaacatcaggggacgttggggacagctggggacatcAGAGACAGACagaggacagcagggacagccaggggacattggggacagctggggacatcACAGACAAccagggacagccatggggacattggggtccATCATAGCCCACCAGCTGAGGTCTCATCCCTGACactcccccatgtccccatcgTGTCCCACCAcgtccccacggtgtccccatggtgtcccacCATCCAAGGTCTACTAAAACttgtccccacggtgtcccaCAGTgttcccacagtgtccccatggtgtcccacTGTCCGAGGTCTCCTGGAACTCATTAGGGTTCCCAcgtccccacggtgtccccacggtgtcccaCCGTCCAAGGTCTCCTGGAACTTGTCCCCCCCATGTTCCCAcggtgtccccacagtgtccccatggtgtcccacCATCCAAGGTCTACTAAAACttgtccccacggtgtccccacaGAGTCACCATGGTGTCCCACCGTCCGAGGTCTCCTGGAACTCATTGTAGACCTTGTCCCACGTCCCCACCAcgtccccacggtgtccccatggtgtcccacCATCCAAGGTCTACTAAAACttgtccccacggtgtccccatggtgtcccacCGTCTGAGGTCTCCTGGAACTCATTGTAGACCTTGTCCCACGTCCCCACCAcgtccccacggtgtccccatggtgtcccacCATCCAAGGTCTACTAAAActtgtccccatggtgtccccatggtgtcccacCATCCAAGGTCTCCTGGAACttgtcccccccatgtccccacggtgtccctccatgtccccatggtgtcccacCATCCAAGGTCTACTAAAActtgtccccatggtgtccccacggtgtccccacagtgtccccatggtgtcccacCGTCCGAGGTCTCCTGGAACTTGTCGCGGACGCTCTCCAGCTTCTCCATGGCTTTCATGTTGGGCGCGGCGATGCGCTGCAGGACGCTCTGCTGCTCCGTCAGCCGCTGCTGCAGCGCCGCCATCTCCTGCCGGATCTCCTCCTCCGCCTGCGCgtcctggggacaccaggggacatcaggggacgtggggacatggggacaccaggggacaccaggggacatggggacagcaggggacagtgGAGACATGGGACGCGAGGGGACACGTCAGTGCCACCATCTCCTGCCGGATCTCCTCCTCCACCTGCGCgtcctggggacaccaggggacaccaggggacgTTTCCAGGTGTGTTGGGGCATGCCCGGGTGTGCCCAGGAcatgcccaggtgtatccaggacatgcccaggtgtgcccaggtgtgcccaggtgtgcccaggtgtgcccaggtgtgcccaggacatgcccaggtgtacccaggtgtgcccaggacgtgcccaggtgtgcccagaacatgcccaggtgtacccaggtgtacccaggaCATGCTCAGGTGTGCCAGGACatgctcaggtgtgcccaggtgtatccaggacatgcccaggtgtgcccaggacatgcccaggtgtgcccaggacatacccaggtgtgcccaggacATGCCCAGgacatgcccaggtgtgcccaggtgtgcccaggacatgcccaggtgtgcccaggacatgcccaggtgtgcccaggtgtatccaggacatgcccaggggtgcccaggacatgcccaggggtgcccaggacatgcccaggtgtacccaggtgtgcccaggacatgcccaggtgtgcccaggtgtatccaggacatgcccaggggtgcccaggacatgcccaggggtgcccaggacatgcccaggtgtacccaggggtgcccaggacgtgcccaggggtgcccaggacatgcccaggtgtgcccaggacGTGCCCGGGTGTATCCAGGACatgcccaggtgtacccaggacatgcccaggtgtgcccaggacatgcccaggtgtacccaggtgtgcccaggacatgcccaggggtgcccaggacatgcccaggtgtgcccaggacgtgcccaggtgtgcccaggacatgcccaggtgtatccaggacatgcccaggtgtgcccaggacatgcccaggtgtgcccaggtgtgccctgggcatgcccaggtgtacccaggacatgcccaggtgtgcccaggacatgcccaggtgtgcccaggacatgcccaggtgtacccaggtgtacccaggtgtgcccaggtgtacccaggacatgcccaggtgtgcccaggacatgcccaggtgtatccaggacatgcccaggtgtgcccaggacatgcccaggtgtatccaggacatgcccaggtgtacccaggtgtacccaggtgtgcccaggtgtacccaggacatgcccaggtgtgcccaggatgtgcccaggtgtatccaggacatgctcaggtgtgcccaggacatgcccaggtgtatccaggacatgcccaggtgtgcccaggacatgcccaggtgtgcccaggtgtacccaggacatgcccaggtgtgcccaggacatacccaggtgtgcccaggacatgcccaggtgtatccaggacatgcccagatgtgcccaggtgtgcccaggacATGCCCGGGTGTATCCAGGACAtgcccagatgtgcccaggacgtgcccaggtgtacccaggacatgcccaggtgtatccaggacgtgcccaggtgtgcccaggacgtgcccaggtgtatccaggacatgcccaggtgtgcccaggacatgcccaggtgtgcccaggtgtatccaggacatgcccaggtgtgcccaggacatgcccaggtgtgcccaggatgtgcccaggtgtgcccaggacgtgcccaggtgtgcccaggtgtacccaggacatgcccaggtgtatccaggacgtgcccaggtgtgcccaggacgtgcccaggtgtatccaggacatgcccaggtgtgcccaggacatgcccaggtgtatccaggtgtgcccaggacatacccaggtgtgccaggacatgcccaggtgtgcccaggatgtgcccaggtgtgcccgggcGTGTCTCACCTTGAGCTCCTCGGGCAGGTCGCTGTAGTCGATCTCGATCAGGGCCTCGCGGGCGTAGAGGCTGGAGCTGCGCTGGGAGCTGCCACCGGcgtcctcacctgtgccaccgccctgaggggacacaggggacatcaggggacactggggagatcaggggacacaggggacactggggacatcaggggacatcaggggacatcaggggagatcaggggacatcaggggacactgggaacatcaggggacatcaggggacactgggaacatcaggggacatcaggggacactggggacatgaggggacactggggacatgaggggacactgggaacatcaggggacactggggacacaggggacactggggacatcaggggacatcaggggacactggggacatcaggggacatcaggggacacaggggacactggggacatcaggggacatcaggggacactggggacactggggacatcaggggacacaggggacatcaggggacactggggagatcaggggacactggggagatcaggggacactggggacatcaggggacatcaggggacactggggacatcaggggacatgGCTGGAGCTGCCACCGgtgtcctcacctgtgccaccgccctgaggggacacaggggacactggggacatgaggggacactgtggacatgaggggacactggggacatgaggggacactgtggacatgaggggacactggggacatgaggggacactggggacatcaggggacacaggggacatcagaggacatgaggggacacaggggacatcagaggacatgaggggacacaggggacatcaggggacatgaggggacacaggggacatcaggggacacaggggacactggggacatgaggggacacgggggacatcaggggacacaAGGGACACACAGAGGACATGAGGGGACgcagctggagctgccaccGGCGTCCTCCCTGGTGCCACCGCcctgaggggacacacaggggccAGGGGACACAGcggacacacaggggacacgggggacacaggACAAAaggggtgacaccggggtgaCTCAAGGTgacacagagggacacagaAGGACAGGAGGtgacccaggggtgtccccagccctgtccccacctcCTCCTGGATGAGGTCGTCCATGGAGCCGCGGGCCAGTGGCAGGACAGAgggtgacacggggacatgggagGACACAgcggtgacacaggggtgacccaggggtgacccagggtggcacaggggtggcacaggggtggcacaggggtggcacaggggtggcacagggtgacCCAGAGGTGTCCCCACCTCCTCCTGGCTGATGTCCATGGAGCCGCGGGCCAGTGGCAGGACAGAGGGTGACACGTGGACATGGAAGGACACAGCGGTTACACAGGGATGacccagggtggcacaggggtggcacaggggtgacacagggtggcacaggggtggcacagggatggcacaCGGGTGGCACACGGGTGGCACAGGGTGACCCAGAGGTGTCCCCACCTCCTCCTGGCTGATGTCCATGGAGCCGCGGGCCAGTGGCAGGACAGAgggtgacacggggacatgggagGACACAGTGGTGACACAGTggtgacacaggggtggcacaggggtggcacaggggtgtCCCCACCTCCTCCTGGCTGATGTCGTCCATGGAGCCGCGGGCCAGCGGTAGCCGGATGTCCTGCATCTTGCAGGCCTGCAGGAGGTTGTGGCGGTCGCTGCGCTTCTGCTCCAGCTTCGTCTCGATGGCCGTCACCTCCTTCTGCAGGTGGGTCatctccctggggacagggacacgggacacgtTGTGGGGACACGGCCGTGGGGACATCGCAACGAGGACACGgccgtggggacagggacgtggGGACATCACAACGAGGACACGgccgtggggacagggacgtggGGACATCGCAACGAGGACACGgccgtggggacagggacgtggGGACATCGCAACGAGGACATGGCCAcggtgacagggacatggggacagggcacagggacacagcgtggggacagggacatggtcATGGGGACATCGCAACGAGGacacagccatggggacacggTCATGgagacagggacatggggacagggacatggggacatcccAATGAGAACACGGCCATGGGGACGTGGTCATGGGGACACGGAATGGGGACACGGCAACGAGGACATGGCTGTGGGGACACGgtcatggggacagggacatggggacatggcaACAAGGACatggctgtggggacagggcaTAGGGACGTGGAATGGGGACATGGTGTGGAGACAAGGACACGAGGACATCACAATGAGGACacagccatggggacatggTCATGGGGACACGGTCATGGGGACAAGGACACGGGGACATCCCAATGAGAACAtggccatggggacagggcatagagacagggacacggggacatcgCAACGTGGACACGGCCATGGGGACACGGCCATGGGGACATCACAACGAGGACACGGCCACGAGTATGTGgtcatggggacagggacatggtgaCGTGGCAACGAGAACACGGTCATGGGGACACGgtcatggggacagggacacggggacgtgGCAACGAGGACATGGCCgtggtgacagggacatggggacagggcacagggacaca is part of the Anomalospiza imberbis isolate Cuckoo-Finch-1a 21T00152 unplaced genomic scaffold, ASM3175350v1 scaffold_1293, whole genome shotgun sequence genome and harbors:
- the LOC137466033 gene encoding structural maintenance of chromosomes protein 1A-like, which codes for PTRLEFENQKTRLGIQLDFERNQLREDQEKVLMWEQGVRKDEAEIEKLKKEEQRHMKIIDETMAQLQDLKNQHLAKKSEVNDKNHEMDEIRKKLGGANKEMTHLQKEVTAIETKLEQKRSDRHNLLQACKMQDIRLPLARGSMDDISQEEGGGTGEDAGGSSQRSSSLYAREALIEIDYSDLPEELKDAQAEEEIRQEMAALQQRLTEQQSVLQRIAAPNMKAMEKLESVRDKFQETSDEFEAARKRAKKAKQAFEQMKKERFDRFNSCFEAVATNIDEIYKALSRNSSAQAFLGPENPEEPYLDGINYNCVAPGKRFRPMDNLSGGEKTVAALALLFAIHSYKPAPFFVLDEIDAALDNTNIGKVGIWG